The sequence CCGGTCAATTATATTAGCAGCTTTAAACTCTTTAAGTGCCTGAATGACCATAACACGCGAAGAGCCGATCATATCAGCTAATTCTTGCTGGGTGATTTTTAGATCTATCAAAGTCGAGGTCGGCCTTTCTTGTCCATATTGTTCAGCTAAACGATAAAAAAGCTGTAACAGTCTCTCTTTAACGGGTAATCCAGATTCTTTTCCTGATTTCAACATGGTTTCATAACGTTTTTGCCCTAAGTAGCCAATAATCCTTAGGGCAAACGAAGGATCTTGTTTGATTAACCCTTCAAATTGGAGTTTACTGAAACAGCATATGCAAACCTCTTCCATAGCTATGGCGCTTGAGTACTCATTTTGTTCTTGATAAAAGGACAATTCACCTAAGACTTCACCGGGGCCGCATACATCCAGTATTGTTTCATGGCCATCCTCGGCAGTTTGTACGAGTTTCAGCTTACCCGATTTTATTAGGTATATGGTACTTGTTGCCTCTCCTTGATGAAAAAGGTAGTGTCCTCTGGACAATCTCTTTCTATTTGTACATTGACACAAGTTAGTAAATTGATCTCGTTCTAGTCCCTGAAATAGGTCCAATTGCTGCAGACAGATAATGCAGTGCTTCATGCTTTTCCTCCTCATGCATAATAACGGTTTGCTAAAATAGAGTGTATCAGAAAAATGCCCAACAATACTAAAACCTGAAATGCACAATAATCCCGCCTGTCATAAGCGGGATTATTGTGCATTCAGGAGATTCTACAGAAGCACCTCTGCCTTTTCTGCCTTAAATAAAACCAGTTTCTCTTCTATGCATGCTTTGCCTGTGAGCCTGTAGCCTTTGGGGCCACCTTCCATGGTTGCTATTACAACCTGCATCATTCCGTTGTCTTTGATGTTTTGTTGAGTGACCTCCATCTTGTAGATACCAAACCCTAGTATATCAGCTTCTCTTATTTCTGCTACTTTTCCTACTACGATCATGTGCGGTTCTCCATGGACAGAAGCAGTAGTGATAGGAATAAACGGAGCCTTTGATATTACATCTTTAATTTCTTGAGTTATAACCATTAAATTCACTCCTTAAACTTTTTTTGCGTATTTAACCGATGTTAGTAAGAATTTTCTTGCCTAATGCTTTCTCTAGCGTTTCAACCACACTCTTTTTAAAAACTGTCAAATCAATATTTTCAATTTCGATTGGTACCTGTGTATATTCGAAAAAATCCAAGATATCCTCATCATTGAACTCGGATACACCAGTGTCTAGGAGCAAGATTTTGTCGTAGAAACCAAAATTCTGCCTAGCATCAATTTCGTCCCAGCCTTGTCCCTGACTAAAAATTTCCCGCCAGTTTTGCAACCAACCTTGAGTAATGTAAAATATCTTATCCGATTTTTCTAGCTCATTCTGCCTCTCCTTACCTAAAATCAATTCAATACAATTCTTAGGTTCCAACTTGACAACATTGTATTCTTCTATGAACTCGTTCATCTCAGGATGGCACATAGAGCCGAAAAAGAGGACTACTTTTTCTTCGGGCGTATTATTATCTAAAGCCTGGGTGATGCCATCTTTCAGTTTATCAAAGTCTACATGCAGAGCCGGAGCTGTGTAGATAACTTTAAACTCAGCATCAGATTCACATTTAGTTCTTATTTCCTCTAGAACTCGCTCAAGTTCCAGTTGGAATATGCCGCAGGCAACTATACGCACCTCCATATTAATATCACCTCTTCTCTGAGCTACGTTATCCTCTAGTCATTAGATCCAACAAGTTATCTCGTCTTATGTAATCTTAACATGGAATAAAAAAGAAGAATGTTAAATAATTAACAAAAATCAAAATAGTTGAATAGTCTTGGCAAAGAGCGTAAAAGTGAAAACAAACAAGAGTATGTCGCTTTTATAGATGGGAATTAGAGATACATTGGTCATGGGAGGCTCTTTTTTGATTTAAAGATTTGTAATTGGAGAACATTCAGTGAATATTTAAAAATAGTTTACCGGAAAATGAACTAATTAGGTAAGATAGAACTCATAGGTATAGAAGTGAGGGGAAAAGCTTTGGAGAATGAGTTTATTCAGATGATAGAACGAGCAAAAAAGGGGGATAAAGAAGTACTGATTGAACTCATTATGCGGCAAAAACAGGATTATTATCGCCTTGCCTATATCTATATGAAGAACCCAGACGAGGCCTTAGATGCCATGGAAGATATGATTCTTAAAGTCTATGAAAATATAAAGAGGCTGAAGGATAGTACTGCTTTTTATAGTTGGAGCAAGACGATTTTAGTTAATTGCTGCAAAAATAACCTAAGAAGAAAGAACAGAGTAATTTTAAGCGGGAGTATTCCCGAAGGTACTTATGCAGACGTCTTTCAGATGAAAGATGAACAACTGGATATTGAGAAACACATGGGGAAAATCAATTACAAGTTCCGGGAAATTCTAAAGCTAAGATATTACCTTGATCTGGAGTATGAAGCTATAGCTGCAATCTTAAAAATCCCTTTAGGAACAGTCAAATCAAGAATTCACACCGGGCTTATAAAATTAAAAGAAAGCATGGGAGTGAGTGAAGAATGAACCAAATTGAAGAAATTCTTAAAGCCAAGAAGTTACAGGTCAGTGAAATGGAAGTTCCCGAAGAGTTAGAGGGGCGACTTCGCAACGCCTTAAACAAGCAAAAACAATTTAGATTTGGAAATAGATTTAGAGTTTATACAGCAGCTATGGCCATGGTTTTCATTTTACTATTATCTTTAAACTATGATGTGGTTGCTTTCTATAGCAAACAACTCCTGGGGTACGATCAAGTTATGAATGCATCATTAAAGCAATTGAGTGCACTCGGCAAAGGACAACCTATAGGTAAGAGTTTTACATTTGACAATGGAATCTCTTTGACCGTGGATTACGTAATGTTAGATGAGAATCAACTTTTATTGTTCTATACCATAAAAGATCCCTCAGGGCACGTGGATAAAAACGATATAACGGCTTTTATGTCCTTAAAGGCTTTCTGGGGCGAATACAATCATCAGAGTTCCCAAGGAATCATTAATGAAGAA comes from Desulfosporosinus meridiei DSM 13257 and encodes:
- a CDS encoding RNA polymerase sigma factor; protein product: MENEFIQMIERAKKGDKEVLIELIMRQKQDYYRLAYIYMKNPDEALDAMEDMILKVYENIKRLKDSTAFYSWSKTILVNCCKNNLRRKNRVILSGSIPEGTYADVFQMKDEQLDIEKHMGKINYKFREILKLRYYLDLEYEAIAAILKIPLGTVKSRIHTGLIKLKESMGVSEE
- a CDS encoding pyridoxamine 5'-phosphate oxidase family protein, which encodes MVITQEIKDVISKAPFIPITTASVHGEPHMIVVGKVAEIREADILGFGIYKMEVTQQNIKDNGMMQVVIATMEGGPKGYRLTGKACIEEKLVLFKAEKAEVLL
- a CDS encoding Crp/Fnr family transcriptional regulator, coding for MKHCIICLQQLDLFQGLERDQFTNLCQCTNRKRLSRGHYLFHQGEATSTIYLIKSGKLKLVQTAEDGHETILDVCGPGEVLGELSFYQEQNEYSSAIAMEEVCICCFSKLQFEGLIKQDPSFALRIIGYLGQKRYETMLKSGKESGLPVKERLLQLFYRLAEQYGQERPTSTLIDLKITQQELADMIGSSRVMVIQALKEFKAANIIDRENRYFVLKNDPCTSIHTFE
- a CDS encoding DUF1638 domain-containing protein, whose translation is MEVRIVACGIFQLELERVLEEIRTKCESDAEFKVIYTAPALHVDFDKLKDGITQALDNNTPEEKVVLFFGSMCHPEMNEFIEEYNVVKLEPKNCIELILGKERQNELEKSDKIFYITQGWLQNWREIFSQGQGWDEIDARQNFGFYDKILLLDTGVSEFNDEDILDFFEYTQVPIEIENIDLTVFKKSVVETLEKALGKKILTNIG